The Arachis ipaensis cultivar K30076 chromosome B10, Araip1.1, whole genome shotgun sequence DNA window tgatttttaagtgaaatttttagaaaaaatatgtATGGATAAagattttcattattattattgttaacaATTTGCAAGTAACTAAAAGATTGGCAAAATGAAAACTTATCCAATAAAAAATCattctaaattttattattttttatctacTACTTTTGTTCCTTCTTGTTCGTACAGGAATTTTGATGTTtatttttgtaacattttttttcttacgCTCTCATAcatgttaatatttttttaattatgattctattaattttattagaaagaccatattaaataaaaaaactttCTTTTCTACGTTAGCATTTGTTACGGCCTTATGGGGTATTTTCTGTGATCATAGATTCATAGTGGTGGTTTGGAATTGGTTTTGTTATGCTTTGCCGTATTTgttggatttttctttttttcaaacaGACACATATTAGTGTATCAATGTCTGTAGCCAAGGCCTAAAGTAAGcccattattctttttttttggaAGAAAGCCCATTATTCTTTAAAGAAGGGGAATGGAGCCCTGTCAAATAATGGGCTCTAATTGCTCTCACCGTTTACATAAGaccaaaaaaataaatgaatatgagaaattaatttttaactagttaatattaattaatttttgttataaatttaatttttaactctcatctttttaaaataaattttaaaattaggatttaaatttaaattttttaattcaaaatttaagataaaaaataattacagaAAACATTGACTCAAAAAAAAGTTTTACCATACAACTCAAACAGTCTTATTTTTTATAGTTTAGATATAACATGGAATATACAACTTCAATGTTTTGCTTCTAGATAGTTGCTTAGATTGTAACTTGATAGGAATAATTAATATTAAGCCACCAATAGACtgacattaataaaagaaaaacccTAATAATAAATATATCATGAACAGCAAATTTCTTAAGAAACCAGAAAAAAACAATCTGCAATTTATTTGTCGAACAATATAAATAATCTTGATTATTCAAACAACCAAACTAAACAGCCTAAGACCCCAACAACAAATTAAAACTAAACACCTAGAAACTAATTGTAATTACTACTAATCATAAGGAGAGATAAGACAATAATACAAGGAAAAAAATCAAGCAAAAAGCATAGGAAGAAGTAAGATAAGAAAGAGCGGCAAGTTAGTTATGCTGAGAAGAGGAATTGGTCTTGCAGCATTAGAATGATGAGAAGGAGAAGGTGCAGGTGTAGATGCAGGTGTAAATGCTGGTGCTGCTGCTGGTGAGTGTGAATGTGGTGGCTCTGGCTTTGGATTATGTACGGCCAAAACCTTAACAATCATTTTCTGGCCTTTGTCACAGTGGCCCCTAACTCCGCTAATGAAGTAGTACACTCCAGGATGCTCAAATTTGAAGACAGTATCACCATTGTTGGAGAAGAATAGTGGCTTAGTGGATCTGCAGCTTTCATACTCCTCTTCACTCACCACCAACACCGAATCTTTAGAGTACTTGAAACCTGTGAACAAACAATCATATTCCAAAATTAAACTACATGAAATATACgttgaaatataaatatatattaaaaataaattaaattatgtatgtatttatatacaaatttattaattgttaattttaatggttgattttagtgtataaataatatttttgtaaatcataattaaaaaaaatataagttgTTGGAATAATGAAGGTACTTACGAAGAGTGTCATCAACTTTGAATCTGTTCTGGGATGCCCATTGGTTATACATTTGATCGTTGTCTCTTGACTTAGGAACAATCCAGCCATCGTGACCCCCAACTTCAAATTCAGTACAATTTACTCTTGATGGCACACACAATATAATAATCAAGGAAACCGAAAGTAATAATGAACAACTTCTGAATAGATTGGCCATATTTGCTGGTTTTGGATATTTCTATAGGGAGCTCTAGTGCGTGGTGTGAGTTTTTTAAAAGAGAATTGGTGGTTAAGGTTTGAACTTATAAGAAGAAAGTAAAAGCACGTTTGTTAGCGAAGATTTTGGAGAGTAATTAGGAGCacttaatttgaatttcattgGCTTAactggttttcaaaaattagcaATACAATTCTCTCTCAAGAGCTTTTCCCTAATTTACAATTATTATTAGTGCATTGCCGTCAAATATNNNNNNNNNNNNNNNNNNNNNNNNNNNNNNNNNNNNNNNNNNNNNNNNNNNNNNNNNNNNNNNNNNNNNNNNNNNNNNNNNNNNNNNNNNNNNNNNNNNNNNNNNNNNNNNNNNNNNNNNNNNNNNNNNNNNNNNNNNNNNNNNNNNNNNNNNNNNNNNNNNNNNNNNNNNNNNNNNNNNNNNNNNNNNNNNNNNNNNNNNNNNNNNNNNNNNNNNNNNNNNNNNNNNNNNNNNNNNNNNNNNNNNNNNNNNNNNNNNNNNNNNNNNNNNNNNNNNNNNNNNNNNNNNNNNNNNNNNNNNNNNNNNNNNNNNNNNNNNNNNNNNNNNNNNNNNNNNNNNNNNNNNNNNtatataattatataaaattttttattagaatttaaataaaaaatatatatagtaattattattataaatattttacaacttaaaaatatttaaaataattaatatttgttttaattaatttagATTAGTTGAATGATCATCTCATTTGTCTgtttaagtaagtatttggagTTCGAATTTCGACTTGTGTGTATAAGAATCCATTAGTTAGCGAcagacccttaataaatagaACATCAATATGTGGTGGATTAGTCCTCAACTTGCCGAGTTAAGAAAtccatagaaaaaaaaattgtatttgtctttaaaatagattaatttttcattaatagcaatacttatggtctttttctttgttaaaatttatttAGGACAATTTTATTTGTTAGTATTGTATTCATTCTTaaagtcaaaacaatatgatcaacattgttacttgttaaaacttcacattttatgaaataatttttaaattttcaaatttataaacttatgtcattacaaaGTTATTAGTTCGATTAATATTTCTTGATAACATGGTATACCGAAACACcatcgttgagtattagttagtgtgaagagaaaccaataacgacttttgttattcaatatataatttattctattgaaaaataaattaatattttctaaacttgtaaatatattttcttctaatttcttacaccattttatttgacaatatttacCATTAAAAAATAGTAAATCAGCATACTATCCTACAATATTTGCCACCTctaactatgccatttgagttattactcattggccaaaaatttggaaagatagaagactcgaatccgcaacctcttaattgagtatggagagtctatgccatttgagctattactcattggcataaTCAAATAAGTATTTAATCAaagaatttaatatttatataataatatgacaaaataaattaaagtttgaGTTTAACCATAACAAGTGTTCAAGTTTAAATTttcataaattaatttattaagataaaaaaaatataactaaattaTACAATACAACATAATATTCCTAAAAATTTGTTTATAGCAAATTTAGTACTAAGATATTTATCATCATCTGTATTATAATCTAATTTCACAATTATTTAAAcattatttttatgaaaaaatcgtattatttattttgaaaaaaaaatatttactcactattataatttaaatagaatataaaatagaatataaaatagatattaaaccattttcttttaataattactCAGTCACAAATATCCATCAAGAACATGAGATTTAAGAGCAGACAAAGTAAATACAATATCTACAACTTTTACACTACTACGATAAGATGATTATCATAAGTCtttttagcataaattaaatagaataacATATAATAATGAAGAAACaatcaaatccaaaaaaattatagaataccTATCACACACTAGGACTGTTAGTATTGAGGAAGTTTTAaccatttattcttttattagctATCTTTTTATCTACTACTCTGCACTTCATCTACAAATATGTTAAGGACTAAACCTATGCTTCAACCTTTCAAAATTCTATATATTCTTGTCAAACACAATATTATTataccttttttttctttatagaaACCATTGAATGGAAGAACCGTTGGTAAAAAGATGAGGTACTCGTATAATATGTATGactttttatgataataaataaaaatgaaaagcatgaaataatattgtgtatatttaagttaattttaatcttttttcaTAACCAGATTTGTCATAACGTAACTGATAAACAATGACAATTAATATGAATTAGATATGTTTTGAGTATGCTATATATTTTATGACTTTGTACGAaataatattagttttaatttatatatttattattgggtattaaaaattaaaagtatttGTATTGCTAGCATTTTTCAAACCTTCCTCAACTCTGCCGTGATTAGGCCTAAAAAATCACCTACCTCGTTGAAAATAAATGTAATTCAATCAAATTTTCATCTGATAGTGCTATACATTCGCATAATCATAGGAGAATTAACTTTAGCGAGATAACAATACGATATTTAATTACCACATGCAGTGGCAGAGCTTGAACCAAAATTTTGGGGGGCCggaaatttaacataaaaatttaataataatatttatatcaaaataaaatttataaatataattattctttaagtttgttactaataagataataaataaataattctacagataaaaaatataaaatagtttataATGGTACTCTTCGAATTTTTAATGACTTAAAATCTTCAATAATTGAGTTAGAACTAAACTTTTCAGCAATTTCTTTCTCAATGTAAATAACCAAACTATCCGCAAGAAAGTCGTCCTCCATCTTGTTTCTTAACCTTGTCTTTATTATTTTCATTGCTGAAAATGATCGCTCTGTAGTAGCTGTAGAAACTGGAAGAGTTAATATCAGACGAATCAATCTATCAATCAAGTAATACACTTTTGACTTTTTTGTTTCTGCTAAACATCTACATAGTTCATGAATAGTTGACAAATTCTTCATTTCTGGATGCTGACGAACATCAAGAATAAAATGCTGAAGCTGAAAAGGCAAATTAATCTTCTCTTGTTCAGTAAAGTCTTCGGGATAGTAGCTATCAACAAGAGTAGAAATCTTAGTAATGTCAAAATTTTTGTAAGCATCCTTAGGCATGAGAGTAGAGCTCAGACTTAGTAGATTCATTGCTTGATCATTAAATCTGCTATTTAACTCTTGTAATTGCTTATCAATTGTGACTAAAAATATCTCCACTCTAAAATAATGCTCAACTGTAATATGATCTTTTTGGTGACGCGAGCGTCCTTGCCTTGCAACATAAGAAGCAGTTAAATCAGGAATTAGAATATCATGTTGCTCACAAAATGATTTCACATTTTTTAATAATTCCTCCCATCTGTCATCTCTCATGCTTTGGATAAATGTTTTTGTCGAATGAACTAGTTGCACAGCATTAACTATGTCTTGAGACTGCTTTTGTAAAGCTTGACAAAGAATATCAGTTATTCCCATCATATCTTTCATCAAATGCAAGATCAATACAAACTCAAATGAGGTCATGGTATTGTAAGCACTATCTGCATCACCACGCTGAGAATAAGTTGATCCATCAACAATAATCTTTTGTAAAACAGTCAATGTTGCACCATACATATTTATCAAACTGCAAACAGAAGAGAAATGAGAACTCCATCGAGTATCACCTGCTCGTTTCAAAGTACCAATTTGATTTGCCCCTTTACCAGTTTCAAGTTCATCAATCTCTAATAAATGGACAATTTCATCTGTCTTGGTAGCATGTAACTCATCATGTCGCTTACTAGAAGAACAAATGATGTTGACGATGAAAGTCAATTTTGAAAAAAACTGATGCACAGGAATAACTTCTCTTGATGCAGCAACTAATACAAGTTGTAATTGGTCAGCAAAACAGTGGATATAGTAAGCATAAGGACAATCTTTTAAGAATAATGCTTGTAACCCATTCCATTCTCCTCTCATGTTGCTGGCGTCATCATATCCTTGACCACGAATATTAGAGACATCAAGACCATGTCGAGAAAGAAGGCCGCACAATTCTTgttttagagttaatgatgtagtATCTTTGACATGTACAAGATCAAGAAAACGCTCTTGAATAAAACTATGTATATCAACAAATCTCAAAACAAGTGCCATTTGTTCTCTTTTGGATTCATCACGAGCTTCATCTACTACAATGCAAAACTTAGAATCTCCAATTTCTTCACAAATATGCTTTCTCACCTTGTTTGAGAGTATATGCAAGAtttctttttgaatttgatgtgaaGTATATTTAGCATTATATGGAGCATTTTCTAACACAGTTCTTGCAACTTCATCATTGTAAGATGCTATGAGTTTTATCATTTCAAGAAAATTACCTCGATTTTTTTATTCTGGAGTCTCATCATGGCCTCTGAAAGCACAAGCTTGAAATGTAAGCCAACGAGTTGCATCAATGGAGGATTTTAGACGGAATCGATTCTTTTGAATTTTCTCAGAAGTATGATCCTCAATTACATTTTGGACGTGACTTGCCTGATTCAATAAATCTAGACATGCTCCAACTGCATTAATGTGTGGTGAGCAAAGATCTACAATATATTTAAGAAAAGCACAATTCTTTCCATCATTAACTTTTTTCCAATTTCTAAACCCtttactaataaaaatatctgacCCATTACGTCCACTGGGTTTTTTGCTaaccaaataacaaaataaacaatATGTAGCATCTTCAGAAGGTGAATACTCTAACCATGAAGGAAAAATACCAAACCAAGCATATTGAAATCGTCTTGGATGCTTCGTACCAGATAGAGGATAATTGTCAAGATGCTTTCGATATGGACCCtatttaagataagctcgtctaacctcatctctctggtttgggtgatattgccaaatttgaAGCCGTTTTTCAGGGTCTCGTTCCAAagaattaaggtcaaactcatcagatgcaactctttgaacttttgaaggttgtatctcactttcttcgtgattcattatagtagaagaactatctacaggtgttgatGTTGTAGAAGTTATATGTTCCCCTTCTTGAATATTAGCCTTcttcttaaaaaatgtatcaattctttgatttttcatcattattttgtataaaaatttgaatatatattttgtaaaatatataaaaaaaaaagttagaaggataaatattaaaatttataatatttattaaaatttttttatcaatttatcaaaattcaataatatcaatacttattaaatattataatatttttatcatataaaaaattaaattaaataaataataaaatataaaataatattaaattaaataaataaaaaatacctaattttttcatttaaattcaaaAGTAGAGAGAGTGTTGCTTGttagatgattttttttattcttatctttttttgttagataaattttttatttgatttgaatttattttttaattttgatgtgtTGTGAAAGTCAACAAAAATTCACCCAATTTAGTCTAAATCCAAACAATAAATGTATGATATGGGAATTGAACTTGGATACTTTAAGTTATAAGAAAGCATTTAAACCAATTGAACTATTAAGAAAGCATTTAAatcaattgaactattttttatttttgatgaagtattactaatttttttataaaaagtttggggggccatggccccccgTTGTCTGGGTGAAGCTCCGCCACTGAGTCCACatgagtatttttatatatagaattatcaatcaattatgtatagtttttgataaaaataatatattcaacatACATGGTTATTGTTTGTTAGTTAAAAGATAACAAAttgataaagaaaattaattacaacGGGTATAttcattctaaaaatatttttctatgtaATACTATAAAATATATCATGGTCACCCTTAATTACTACAGGTTCAACTTCCATCGACAACGGTAAAATGCCTAAATTGAGACATTTTCAGACTATAATATTTGTCAAACAAATAATTAATGAAACACTCATTCATACCTTCTCATTTTgagtacatttatacataaaaaaaatagttgaaatagcaaaagtgataaaaataataatttttataattttgtatgACTATCTATATACAGAAGACCAGAAGaccatgattatctaacaaaattaattttatttattacattcaatttgaataagtaaaaaatcatgttattttagtctagtccttaattcacatgatttaaaTTTTGCTCAATATATATGATTAGATTTGAtgtaattattagtaaaaaacaTCTTGAACCTACTGtattcatagatttattattttaatgaattaattaattaatctaattaattaattaatacagatAATTAGTATAACtaatttggtttaataaattaaaggtttaattattctgttggcccttatagtttcgcgaaatttttaattaggtccttgtatttttttcttttaactgaatccttgcaccaaaattttttttaattaggtccctacattttttttcttttattttggtccctgcaccaattttttttagtagagtccttataaaattaagccaattactactaagaggggcctaattgaaaaaaaaaattagtgcagggacccaattaaaagaaaaaaaatatagggagctaattaaaaattttgcaaaactatagagatcaacagagtaattaaacctaaattagaAAATACTAACAGAACattaaagaaataaattaaaaaatacttccaaatcaaattgatataaattataataaattatgtgatatttaaatatctaatcaaattaattagttgatatagttaatttatcataataaattgtatttaatgagttaaaagaaacaaATCGCTAAACACTCTCATAAGCATGTCACGTCAACTCTATCATTAAGTGCAAATTAAAaacctgatttttatataatagaatagataataaatagaataTTTGAGAATATAATAtgtgacatattttaattataaaattggtaTTATATAATAGATTTTTTCTGAATTCTTATTGTTTGTTCGTTGCTAatttttacataattatttaataatttttgtttatgaaactatcaactacctaatattataatttaattaataagaatgatgatattaatattttttcataagtcttgttattatttataattagaaaatagtcataaataaatttattttcttaatgaatgttaattttattgtcaaattctatattacctttaaaattttagcATAATTGAATCTAAGTTCtacattttgaaatgaatttattcgaaaaattaatatgtaaatcatattattattacaaaattatttttttaacataattagTGGTACTTATTTGAACTATTAAATTTAACTTCTAATTATATTTGTTCGTTGCTAatttttacataattatttaataatttttgtttatgaaactatcaactacctaatattataatttaattaataagaatgatgatattaatattttttcataagtcttgttattatttataattagaaaatagtcataaataaatttattttcttaatgaatgttaattttattgtcaaattctatattacctttaaaattttagcATAATTGAATCTAAGTTCtacattttgaaatgaatttattcgaaaaattaatatgtaaatcatattattattacaaaattatttttttaacataattagtggtacttatttgaaccattaaatttagcttctaatgatattaaaATCAATCTATTTTATTATCTTATGTCTTCAAAAAATTTATCTTAAGATTCTTCTCTACTTTTCCATGAATGATACATTTTTTGGAacagctttttatttattttaaaatacctCTGTGAATGATATTTTCATATAAACTAAATGGATTCATgcaaatttttaacaaaaaataatatattctatGGACTACTGCTCATATTTTCCAAATATAAGAAATTGATTTGACCTGCTCTCTTTAGTCCAATAAGATATtccttgtatatttttttttgtgacaatgGAAATTTAATGATATCCAAAAAACAAATGATGGAGAATTTCACCAATTTTTAACCACTAATACATGTTTACTTTTATTCTTACAAATGCATAAATTCAAGAATTTGACTATTATCATGCATCTCATCAAGAAGGTTATGCAAAATCTATTATTTGCACATTGGAAAGCTTTTATAGCATTTTTGACTAAAAAAGAAAGTTTGCTATTCATATAAATTAAATCATATGAAAGTTGTTTGTTTTATTGAACAATAAATCTTTACAAAAATGTAGACTCATAATCTCTTTTAACATTTTTAGGAACAATATTCACACATTATTGACTCGTACTATCACTCTCTTTTTTAAGCGATAACAttcgaaaaaaatataatttgttgTCATTCTAAAAAATAAATTCGTCACAGGTCaactaacataaaaatataacaattaaaaaaaattattataataggtatattcattttaataaatattttttttatttaatactataaaaaaatacattggCCACTTTAAATTGTTACCGGTCAACTTCCATCCACAATAGTAGAATGCCTAAATTAAGATATATTcaccaaacaaacaatcaataaaaCCTTCATCTGTACTTTCTCATTTTgggtatatttatacataaaaagaaattatacaaagaaaaataagaagaagtaaaagaagagttgaaatagtaAGGGCAATAAAAATCaagattcttataattttgtgtgactatctatatatagtagactagacaactatgattatctaacaaaattaatttgtatttattgtactcaacttgaataagtaagaaattatcttattttaatttagtccttaattcaTATGATTTGAATTTAGTtcaatatatatgatttgatttgatttaattattagttaaaaatatctcGTTGTCTATTTCattcatagatttattattttaatgactaataaattaatcaaattaattaattagtacacacaataaatttggttcaataaattaaaagaaataaattaaaaatactaacagaatattaaaataaataaattaaaaaatactaccaaataaaatttatataaattataataaattatatgatatttaaatatctaatcaaatcaattagttgatataattagttCATCATAATAACTTAATTaatgagttaaaaaaaataaattaaaaaatatttttaaaaacataCCACATCAGCTCCATCATCaaatgataaaaatataatttttatataataaaaataaatagatactTGGAACATGTTTCATATATGAGATGAAACTTGGATGACAttactaataagtaataactaaGCAGGcatgttaattttctttttttatttccttccatttcttctgtttcttttcttaattttatcattcttaaaataataaaataagctaATCTAACAAAAAGAAACCAAACACATCATAAGTTAATAGGGAATACCACATCATAAACTAAGCTAAGCTAAGCTAATTAAAACCCAAACACATCATACCTATCTATGCTAAACTAATAGGAAACACCACATAATTAATATGAGGAACTCAATGTATATGTCCAGCTCCATGACCCAATTATCCCAATACAGCACTCATCCACCGTCTTAGGCACTCACCAAGTTCATAAGGCTTTAGTATCCCTATTAAGTTTTCCTATGAGTTTATACTCTATAGCTCACAAGTAATTACAATGTAATACTCTTGGCTTGAGTCTTCACGTGATGTATTACAAAATGAATTAATTTAAGTATTTTTTACAATAGCTGGTTGATAATGAATTAAACCAAAAAGCTTCTGTTAACTTTAACTCAATGTAGGagtaatatacatataataaGATCTCTTTATATGATTGTGTGTGATTTAATCATCACCGACCACAAAGTTGACTTTCTAAATTGCATTGCCACAACTTCCTTGTGACAAGATTAATAGATCAATCATATAAAATGCTCTAAATAATTATGACTAGTGATCGTTTATTCAGAATCAGATATATTTTgttgagagaaaataaaaaaaaaatgtaaaaggcAAATTATTTTTCGGCTATTTTATAAGGAGCATGGATAAATTTATAACCCTAGTTAATATTAATTAGTCATAGGTTTTTGATTATTAAAAACGCAAAATTAAATATATACATTCCTCTGTAGGGAGATTTTTAATTTCTTCACTTTGCGTATCCTCATAGTTAACATACAGATAAAAAAAGAGTGTGTATCCTTTATAATTTTGTTATATAGTTCGGTTGGCTAAGAATTCACTTTTGGTTTTGTCAAATGACTCATTGTTCCATAATTTTGGTTCATGAGGCTTTatgattattttaaaatttatataatctatattttgtatattatatgattaaaaatttaaaaaaaaaaactaaaaaaaNNNNNNNNNNNNNNNNNNNNNNNNNNNNNNNNNNNNNNNNNNNNN harbors:
- the LOC107619943 gene encoding mavicyanin-like, whose protein sequence is MANLFRSCSLLLSVSLIIILCVPSRVNCTEFEVGGHDGWIVPKSRDNDQMYNQWASQNRFKVDDTLRFKYSKDSVLVVSEEEYESCRSTKPLFFSNNGDTVFKFEHPGVYYFISGVRGHCDKGQKMIVKVLAVHNPKPEPPHSHSPAAAPAFTPASTPAPSPSHHSNAARPIPLLSITNLPLFLILLLPMLFA